Proteins from a genomic interval of Desulfofustis limnaeus:
- the nikB gene encoding nickel ABC transporter permease — translation MKTYIVHRFLQLIPIVLGITFFSFALMQSVAGDAVDALYDNISGGVSEEIKAERRAELGLDKPFLVQYANWFKGLVQGDMGISYLSGKAVFPTFMSKLPATLLLMLSSILLTVTVSIPLGVLAAVKQNRKIDYVVRGLTFAGNSLPGFFTSLLLIYFFSLKLRLLPVMGGTIGIKSIILPTLTLAIAMSSKYIRQVRATVLEELQKDYVTGARARGIREPVIMFASVLKTAMLTIITLLALSIGSLLGGTAIIETIFMWDGVGKLAVDSILMRDYPMIQAYVIWMALIYVAVNLITDLLYHFLDPRIRKAHHG, via the coding sequence ATGAAAACGTATATCGTCCATCGGTTCCTGCAACTTATTCCCATTGTCCTGGGCATAACCTTCTTTTCCTTTGCCTTGATGCAATCGGTAGCTGGCGATGCCGTGGATGCTCTTTATGACAATATATCAGGAGGCGTATCCGAAGAGATCAAGGCCGAGAGAAGAGCGGAACTCGGGTTGGACAAGCCGTTTCTCGTACAGTATGCGAACTGGTTCAAAGGGTTGGTCCAGGGTGATATGGGGATCTCCTATCTGTCCGGCAAAGCGGTTTTTCCCACCTTCATGTCAAAATTACCGGCCACGCTTCTTTTGATGCTCTCGTCCATTCTGCTGACCGTTACTGTTTCGATACCGCTCGGCGTCCTTGCTGCAGTGAAACAGAACCGGAAAATCGATTATGTCGTCCGGGGCCTGACTTTTGCAGGAAATTCCCTCCCGGGGTTCTTTACCTCGCTTCTCCTCATCTATTTTTTTTCTTTGAAACTCAGGTTGCTGCCGGTCATGGGTGGAACCATAGGGATCAAGAGCATTATCCTGCCGACCTTGACCCTTGCCATTGCCATGTCGTCGAAATATATCCGGCAGGTTCGGGCGACGGTCCTGGAAGAGTTGCAGAAGGATTACGTAACGGGGGCGCGGGCAAGGGGGATCAGAGAGCCGGTGATTATGTTTGCCAGTGTCCTGAAGACCGCAATGCTGACGATCATCACGCTCCTGGCTTTGTCGATTGGTTCATTGTTGGGAGGGACGGCGATCATTGAGACGATCTTCATGTGGGACGGTGTGGGAAAGCTGGCCGTGGATTCCATTCTCATGCGCGATTACCCGATGATACAAGCATATGTGATCTGGATGGCCTTGATTTATGTTGCTGTGAACCTCATTACCGATCTCCTCTATCATTTCCTAGATCCTCGCATTCGCAAGGCGCACCATGGGTGA
- the nikC gene encoding nickel transporter permease: MEAGFRISKSNRFRMLLSLAGLLLLASAFSPVLAPYDPYAQDLSQALQAPSSMHWLGTDRYGRDMLSRVMVGGRTTLFTALFLVALISVFGTLVGVVSGYKGGRIDTLLMRASDIFLAFPGMVFAIAVAGVLGGGLINAVMALAFISWPKYARLARGQVLSIKSLPYFSAARLSGSGTMKIIFRHILPNITGIILVTATLDIGTMIMELAALSFLGLGATPPTPEWGSMMSNGRSMLQTSPWVILAPGCAIFISVVIFNLLGDTVRDVLDPKNNQ; the protein is encoded by the coding sequence ATGGAAGCCGGATTCAGGATCTCTAAAAGCAATCGATTTCGCATGCTTTTGTCCTTGGCAGGATTGCTGCTTCTAGCGTCCGCGTTTTCTCCGGTATTGGCTCCGTACGATCCGTATGCACAGGACTTGTCCCAGGCATTACAGGCGCCGAGCAGTATGCATTGGCTCGGTACGGATCGCTATGGGAGGGACATGCTGTCACGGGTGATGGTGGGAGGACGGACGACTCTTTTCACAGCGCTGTTTTTGGTGGCCCTCATATCTGTTTTTGGCACGCTGGTGGGCGTCGTCAGCGGCTACAAAGGCGGCCGAATAGATACGCTTCTGATGAGAGCTTCAGACATTTTTCTGGCCTTTCCCGGGATGGTTTTTGCTATAGCGGTCGCTGGTGTGTTGGGGGGCGGGCTGATAAACGCGGTGATGGCCCTGGCGTTCATCTCCTGGCCCAAGTATGCGCGACTGGCACGGGGGCAAGTCCTTTCCATAAAAAGCCTTCCTTATTTTTCGGCTGCCCGGCTGAGCGGCTCGGGCACGATGAAGATCATATTCAGGCATATTCTACCGAATATCACGGGAATCATATTGGTGACGGCAACCCTGGATATAGGAACGATGATCATGGAACTGGCTGCCCTTTCTTTTCTGGGGTTAGGGGCTACCCCGCCGACTCCGGAATGGGGTTCGATGATGAGTAATGGACGGAGCATGCTGCAAACGTCACCATGGGTGATCCTGGCTCCCGGTTGTGCCATTTTCATCTCGGTGGTGATTTTCAATTTGCTGGGGGATACCGTACGGGATGTACTGGATCCGAAGAACAATCAATAA
- a CDS encoding ABC transporter substrate-binding protein, whose product MKKARGIGSLLAVTMLAVSMVTAGPANVSAASSGTGEAQGKVFNYGTMAYGVAMGNVGVNPHEGYSGWSAIRYGVGETLFKFNAAMELEPWLAKGYEQVDPYTIRIDLRDNVFFSNGEKMTGESVKACLEHLLAVHNRAPKDLQIKSITADGQSITIISETKVPALLNYLSDPYGAIIDMKAGISEDKNVVGTGPYVATQISDTEISLVANGRYWNGTPKVGTINIKSITDGDTLTMALQSGEIDAAQGLPYASLQLFRNDDRSVVSG is encoded by the coding sequence ATGAAAAAAGCAAGAGGAATCGGATCGCTGCTTGCGGTCACCATGCTCGCTGTGAGCATGGTGACCGCTGGGCCGGCAAATGTATCGGCTGCTTCGTCCGGCACCGGTGAAGCACAAGGGAAGGTGTTCAATTACGGAACCATGGCATATGGCGTTGCCATGGGCAATGTGGGGGTGAATCCCCACGAAGGCTACAGCGGCTGGTCTGCGATCCGCTACGGCGTCGGCGAGACGCTGTTCAAATTCAATGCAGCCATGGAACTGGAGCCCTGGCTGGCAAAAGGGTATGAACAGGTTGACCCGTATACGATTCGGATCGATCTCCGTGATAATGTCTTTTTCTCCAACGGCGAGAAGATGACCGGGGAATCGGTTAAGGCATGCCTGGAGCATTTGCTCGCCGTGCATAACCGTGCTCCCAAGGACTTGCAGATCAAGTCGATAACGGCGGACGGGCAAAGCATCACGATCATTTCAGAGACGAAGGTTCCGGCGCTTCTGAACTACCTGAGCGATCCGTATGGCGCGATTATCGATATGAAGGCAGGTATTAGCGAAGACAAGAATGTCGTGGGGACAGGCCCGTATGTGGCAACACAGATCTCCGATACGGAAATCAGCCTCGTTGCTAATGGCCGGTACTGGAACGGTACCCCCAAGGTAGGCACAATCAATATCAAGTCCATCACCGACGGAGACACCTTAACGATGGCTCTCCAGTCCGGAGAGATCGATGCAGCGCAAGGCTTGCCGTATGCGAGCCTGCAATTGTTCAGAAATGATGACAGATCAGTAGTGTCCGGTTAA
- a CDS encoding IS4 family transposase, translating into MFAGQLIFKQVMEFMPLPTFRRCVAKYQGERRIRKFSCLDQFLCMAFAQITYRESLRDIEACLRSQQKKLYHMGIRGRVSKSTLADANEIRDWRIYAELAQHLIAIARELYKEDSFIDDLDETIYALDSTTIDLCLSVFPWAAFRKTKAAIRLHTLLDLKGNIPTFIHISDGTLHDVNALDILTLEVGAYYVMDRGYLDFERLNKFNQVPAHFVTRAKSNTQYKRRYSHPIDKSTGLICDQTIVLTGFYARKDYPGALRRVKFRDEKTGKTLVFLTNNFTLPALTIAHLYRSRWQVELFFKWIKQHLRIKNFFGTSENAVKTQIWIAVSVYVLVAIMKRRFNLQESLYTILQILSVNVFEKTPFYQLVTERDYNAETSSPGKQLNLFD; encoded by the coding sequence ATGTTTGCCGGACAATTGATTTTCAAGCAGGTTATGGAGTTCATGCCGTTGCCAACCTTTCGCCGGTGTGTAGCCAAATACCAAGGCGAACGCCGAATAAGGAAGTTTTCCTGCCTCGATCAATTTCTGTGCATGGCTTTTGCCCAAATCACTTACCGGGAGAGTCTTCGCGATATCGAGGCGTGTCTCCGTTCTCAGCAAAAGAAGCTCTATCATATGGGCATCCGTGGCAGAGTTTCCAAATCCACGCTCGCCGACGCCAACGAAATTCGCGACTGGCGGATTTATGCCGAGTTAGCTCAACATCTTATCGCAATCGCTCGCGAACTCTACAAAGAAGATTCGTTCATCGACGATCTCGACGAGACAATCTATGCTCTGGACTCGACCACTATCGACCTGTGCCTCTCTGTTTTTCCCTGGGCAGCATTCCGGAAAACAAAAGCTGCGATCAGACTCCATACCCTCCTGGACCTCAAAGGAAACATCCCAACGTTTATCCATATCTCCGACGGCACATTGCACGATGTCAACGCGCTCGATATCTTAACCCTGGAAGTTGGCGCCTATTATGTCATGGATCGGGGCTACTTGGACTTCGAAAGATTAAACAAATTCAATCAAGTACCTGCCCACTTCGTAACTCGTGCCAAATCGAACACCCAATACAAACGACGTTACTCACACCCAATCGACAAAAGCACCGGCCTGATCTGCGACCAAACGATTGTGCTTACCGGATTCTATGCCAGAAAGGACTACCCGGGAGCACTTCGTCGGGTAAAATTTCGCGACGAGAAGACAGGAAAAACGTTGGTCTTTCTCACCAACAATTTCACTTTACCGGCATTGACGATAGCACACCTCTATCGCAGCCGCTGGCAAGTAGAGTTGTTTTTCAAATGGATCAAACAACACCTCAGAATAAAGAACTTTTTCGGTACATCGGAGAACGCGGTAAAAACACAAATCTGGATTGCGGTCTCCGTATACGTGTTGGTAGCCATCATGAAAAGGCGGTTCAACCTGCAAGAAAGTCTCTACACAATTTTACAGATTTTGAGCGTCAATGTTTTTGAGAAAACCCCTTTTTATCAGTTGGTTACTGAAAGAGATTACAATGCCGAGACCAGCTCTCCCGGTAAGCAACTGAATTTATTCGACTAA
- a CDS encoding ABC transporter ATP-binding protein has translation MSSSPPFPLLEIRNVKICYSGIPVISDLNLSVRTGEILSIVGESGSGKSTLINAVMGLLGSEGHVTKGEIFFKETNLLSMTPEARRRTRGPEMGMVFQNHASSLCPIRTIGAQYYEAVKAHRKISRDEVEGLAAALFERMNLKNVSRILASYPFELSGGMSQRVGIAMAMLLEPALLLTDEPTSALDVIVKAMVSNELKKLRKEKGTSIVMVTHDIGLAAILSDNIAVLNQGRLVEYGATSSVIIDPQDDYTRELIRAVPRIVKR, from the coding sequence ATGAGTAGCAGTCCTCCGTTCCCACTGCTGGAGATCAGAAATGTCAAGATCTGCTACAGTGGAATACCCGTTATCTCTGATCTGAACCTCAGTGTCCGCACTGGTGAGATTCTGAGCATCGTCGGGGAGTCGGGAAGCGGAAAGAGCACGCTGATCAATGCGGTTATGGGCCTTCTGGGAAGCGAGGGGCATGTCACTAAAGGGGAGATTTTTTTCAAAGAAACAAACCTTTTGAGCATGACTCCAGAGGCCCGGCGGAGGACGAGGGGCCCGGAGATGGGCATGGTTTTCCAGAACCATGCCTCGTCTCTGTGCCCGATCCGAACGATTGGCGCCCAATATTACGAGGCTGTCAAGGCGCATCGTAAAATCAGTAGAGACGAAGTCGAAGGTCTGGCCGCGGCATTGTTTGAGCGGATGAATCTCAAGAATGTCTCCCGGATCCTGGCAAGTTATCCTTTCGAATTGTCCGGCGGAATGAGCCAGCGAGTCGGGATCGCCATGGCCATGCTATTGGAACCGGCTCTTTTGCTTACCGATGAGCCGACGTCAGCATTGGATGTGATTGTCAAGGCTATGGTTTCTAACGAACTGAAAAAACTCCGGAAAGAGAAAGGGACTTCAATTGTCATGGTAACCCATGATATCGGCCTAGCAGCCATTCTTTCTGATAACATCGCTGTTCTTAACCAGGGCCGGCTGGTGGAATACGGGGCAACATCATCTGTTATCATTGATCCGCAAGACGACTACACCAGAGAATTGATCCGGGCGGTGCCCAGAATAGTCAAGAGATGA
- a CDS encoding ABC transporter ATP-binding protein, whose protein sequence is MEALLTARGISKHYHVGRERVQAVHDVSLRIGRGECVGLVGESGCGKSTIAGIITSLIPADTGRVLLEGRDISAGCGKKQNACTAIQMVFQSPADSFNPRLTLGDSIREGLINKGIGKKESRKRTIECLGLCGLAKAFVDRYPHQVSGGECQRASIARAIAVQPKLLICDEATSALDVTTQAQVIDLIAKLRRELRMSCLLISHDIALIWEICDRVMIMREGEIIEDGIPSEIISHPRQEGSLKNRG, encoded by the coding sequence ATGGAAGCGTTGCTGACAGCGAGAGGGATTTCCAAGCACTACCATGTCGGCCGCGAACGGGTGCAAGCTGTTCATGATGTGTCATTGCGGATCGGTCGGGGGGAGTGTGTTGGTCTCGTTGGTGAAAGCGGCTGCGGAAAGAGCACTATCGCCGGGATTATTACATCTCTGATACCGGCCGATACTGGCAGAGTCCTGCTTGAAGGACGAGATATCAGCGCTGGTTGTGGCAAAAAGCAAAACGCATGCACAGCCATCCAAATGGTTTTTCAATCACCAGCCGATTCTTTCAATCCGCGTCTGACGCTTGGCGACAGTATCAGAGAGGGATTGATCAACAAAGGGATTGGAAAAAAAGAATCGCGAAAACGGACGATTGAATGTCTCGGCTTATGCGGACTGGCAAAGGCCTTCGTCGATCGTTACCCCCACCAGGTCAGTGGGGGAGAGTGTCAGCGAGCATCGATAGCGCGGGCTATTGCGGTACAACCGAAGCTTCTTATTTGCGATGAGGCGACGAGTGCTCTTGATGTGACGACACAGGCACAAGTAATAGATCTCATAGCGAAATTGAGAAGAGAATTACGCATGTCTTGTTTACTAATTAGCCATGATATAGCCTTGATCTGGGAAATATGCGATCGCGTGATGATTATGCGCGAAGGAGAAATAATCGAGGACGGCATACCGTCTGAAATAATCTCACACCCAAGACAAGAGGGTTCCTTGAAAAATAGGGGCTAA
- a CDS encoding IS5 family transposase: MTQFGLFDYHKRLSRIDKAGDPLIELNKVVDWEQFRVLINRALEKPRKSPAGAKGYDPILLFKILILQSLYNLSDEAMEYQILDRYSFSRFLGIREGSKVPDATTIFRFRDELAKAGVVELLFTQFDQFLREHGFRAQKGQIVDASIIRVPTQRNSREENEDIKAGTPITSWDEPKRRQKDTDARWTKKNGKAFFGYKNHVSIDVGHKFIRSYEVTDASVHDSQVFTELLDPENTSNDVWADSAYRSEESLQELAQQGFQEHLQLKGNRHRKLTDEERQANRTRSKIRSRVEHVFGVMAMRTGSTLMRGIGMVRIRAKIGLRNLAYNVSRFALLATA; this comes from the coding sequence ATGACACAATTCGGCCTCTTCGATTATCACAAGCGACTCTCCCGGATCGATAAAGCCGGTGATCCCCTGATCGAACTCAATAAGGTGGTTGATTGGGAACAGTTCCGTGTCCTCATCAACCGTGCACTTGAGAAACCGCGTAAATCTCCAGCCGGTGCCAAGGGCTACGACCCAATCCTGCTGTTCAAGATCCTGATTCTCCAGTCTTTGTACAATCTCTCCGACGAGGCCATGGAGTATCAGATCCTTGATCGCTATTCGTTTTCCCGGTTCCTTGGTATTCGTGAAGGTTCCAAGGTGCCCGATGCCACCACCATCTTCCGCTTCCGGGATGAACTGGCCAAAGCCGGCGTGGTGGAGCTGCTGTTTACCCAGTTCGATCAGTTCCTCCGTGAGCATGGCTTTCGTGCGCAAAAGGGCCAGATTGTCGATGCCTCCATTATCCGCGTTCCCACTCAGCGCAACAGCCGGGAAGAAAACGAAGATATCAAAGCCGGCACACCCATCACCTCATGGGACGAACCGAAACGCCGGCAAAAAGATACCGATGCCCGCTGGACCAAGAAGAACGGCAAAGCGTTCTTTGGCTACAAGAACCATGTCAGTATCGACGTCGGTCACAAGTTCATTCGCAGCTATGAGGTCACCGACGCCAGTGTCCATGACAGTCAAGTGTTTACCGAGCTGCTTGACCCGGAAAATACCAGTAATGACGTCTGGGCCGATTCTGCGTACCGTTCCGAAGAATCGTTGCAGGAGTTGGCACAACAAGGGTTTCAAGAACACCTGCAGCTCAAGGGCAACCGGCACCGAAAGCTGACCGACGAAGAGCGCCAGGCGAATCGGACCAGATCGAAGATCCGTAGCCGTGTCGAACATGTCTTCGGGGTGATGGCCATGCGTACCGGCAGTACACTGATGCGCGGGATTGGCATGGTCAGAATCAGGGCCAAGATCGGCTTGCGCAATTTGGCTTACAATGTGAGCCGTTTTGCACTGCTGGCCACCGCTTAA
- a CDS encoding FmdE family protein, translated as MDKAEALRSIYHDHLIYIQQKVRVDYDNWRQQPVRFYFSGRSFEITTVVCHFRIHPDRPASGYLIQTTDRTVFCLYSQLETVERRQIVARGFWVLSFRIQNDDELMSWYVEDRKMLGNLSLKRITSFHGHVCPELAVGAKFCEFVQNLFNNGIIPVSGYSVLAENNTSALDAIQVLLGATLGNQRLSVTDNGKHVYTLFSHSEKKGWKARLRSLPFDDRRLFESLQETISRERASLDDIVSFQHLLDERVERLLAMSVEELFHIEEASYETVPHESAVAYHLCSVCSDFVLVSHSIKKDDAIMCMPCFQKMALSRLGATGVH; from the coding sequence ATGGATAAAGCAGAAGCACTCCGCTCCATTTACCATGATCACCTGATCTATATTCAACAGAAGGTTCGGGTCGATTACGACAATTGGCGGCAGCAGCCGGTACGTTTCTACTTTTCCGGCAGATCGTTCGAAATCACGACTGTCGTCTGTCACTTCAGAATACATCCGGATCGGCCGGCAAGCGGTTATCTCATCCAAACGACCGATCGCACTGTCTTCTGTTTGTATTCCCAATTGGAAACCGTCGAACGGCGGCAGATCGTAGCGCGCGGTTTCTGGGTGCTCAGTTTTCGTATTCAGAATGACGACGAATTGATGTCATGGTATGTGGAGGATCGAAAAATGCTCGGCAATCTTTCTCTGAAACGAATCACTTCATTTCATGGACATGTGTGCCCGGAACTGGCTGTCGGGGCGAAGTTTTGCGAGTTCGTTCAGAATCTCTTCAATAACGGCATTATCCCTGTTTCAGGATATTCGGTGCTTGCCGAAAACAACACCTCCGCATTGGATGCTATTCAGGTCCTGCTCGGTGCAACATTGGGCAATCAGCGCTTATCGGTAACGGATAACGGCAAGCATGTGTATACGCTGTTCAGTCATTCAGAAAAAAAGGGATGGAAGGCACGGCTGCGGTCATTGCCTTTTGATGATCGCAGGTTGTTCGAATCGTTGCAGGAGACAATAAGCAGAGAACGAGCCTCCCTGGATGACATCGTTTCATTTCAGCATTTGTTGGACGAGCGTGTCGAACGTCTTCTGGCAATGAGCGTCGAAGAACTGTTTCATATCGAAGAAGCCTCCTATGAAACGGTGCCGCATGAATCTGCCGTTGCCTATCATCTCTGTTCAGTTTGCAGCGATTTCGTCCTGGTCAGCCACAGTATCAAGAAGGACGATGCCATCATGTGTATGCCCTGCTTTCAGAAGATGGCTCTCAGCAGGTTGGGGGCTACCGGTGTCCATTGA
- a CDS encoding HigA family addiction module antitoxin: MPTRSKSQITTDVGRRLPRNRPPTHPGEMLLEEFVKPLDLTQTELARLLDVSYPRLNEIIKGRRSVTPDTALRLSRVLGMSADFWLGLQQDWDLWNAMNSPEAKQINRLKPFSRDQHSFA, from the coding sequence ATGCCTACGAGATCGAAATCACAGATTACCACTGATGTTGGACGACGACTGCCTCGTAATCGCCCCCCGACACATCCGGGGGAAATGCTTTTAGAGGAATTTGTTAAGCCACTTGACCTTACACAAACAGAACTTGCTCGTCTTCTTGACGTCTCCTACCCTCGTCTGAACGAAATTATCAAAGGCAGGCGCTCGGTAACTCCAGATACTGCATTGCGGCTGTCTCGTGTTTTGGGTATGTCCGCGGATTTCTGGCTAGGTTTGCAACAGGATTGGGATCTTTGGAATGCCATGAACAGTCCTGAAGCAAAACAGATTAATCGACTGAAGCCATTTTCAAGAGATCAGCATTCTTTTGCATAA
- a CDS encoding type II toxin-antitoxin system RelE/ParE family toxin: MIITFKSAGTEDIFDGVASREARKCCPQSIWPVARRKLDQINRVREINELNVPPGNRLERLQGDRQNQYSIRINQQYRICFKWEEGHAYEIEITDYH; this comes from the coding sequence ATGATAATAACCTTTAAGTCTGCTGGTACTGAAGATATTTTTGATGGTGTGGCATCTCGAGAAGCTCGAAAATGCTGTCCTCAATCTATTTGGCCGGTTGCTCGTCGAAAGTTGGATCAAATTAACCGGGTTCGAGAGATCAATGAACTTAATGTACCTCCAGGTAATCGACTGGAGCGCTTGCAAGGCGACCGGCAGAATCAATACAGTATCCGCATTAACCAACAATACAGAATTTGTTTTAAATGGGAGGAAGGCCATGCCTACGAGATCGAAATCACAGATTACCACTGA
- a CDS encoding IS1634 family transposase, which produces MLALKHKDNPQELEHLLGSSVKQKQGRSVGAVWVLLHLCRELGLDTIVGSSRNGLLCLWMIMARLIEQGSRLSAVRLAEEHAVGELLGVDSFTEDDLYQALDWLCEQQDAMEQKLFKTTFTDHAPSLFLYDVTSSYLEGDHNELGDWGYNRDKKRGKKQIVIGLLCSDDGTPVSVRVFQGNTTDLKTFGAQIETTARHFGCQRVTMVGDRGMIKSAQIEELQAAGFHYITAITKPQIRALLNSGVLQLGLFDRDLCEIEQHGVRYILRRNPIRAAELAASREQRIRAVQALAREQNRYLADHPRADESIALRKVWEKEAQLGVDDFIKATCSNRTITVQVNEAYLAEVEELDGCYAIKTDLPADAAPMKTIHDRYKDLIQVEQAFRTCKTGHLEVRPIYVRKESRTRGHVFVVMLAYLVRRKLAAAWRDLDLTVEEGLKKLTSLCAMEHEIDGQQTGGMLSVPKPRPSLAVLFSALAITPPSALPRSHGHVASRKKLPTRRKAK; this is translated from the coding sequence GTGCTGGCTCTGAAGCACAAAGACAACCCGCAGGAACTTGAACATCTGCTGGGCAGCAGTGTCAAACAAAAACAAGGCCGTTCGGTTGGCGCCGTGTGGGTGCTGCTGCACCTTTGCCGCGAGCTGGGTCTTGATACAATCGTTGGGTCATCACGAAACGGCCTGCTCTGCCTGTGGATGATCATGGCTCGACTGATCGAGCAAGGCTCACGGCTGAGCGCGGTCCGCCTGGCTGAAGAACATGCGGTTGGCGAACTGCTCGGCGTTGATTCATTTACCGAAGACGATCTCTACCAGGCCCTGGACTGGCTCTGCGAGCAGCAGGACGCCATGGAGCAGAAACTGTTCAAGACAACCTTCACAGACCACGCCCCCTCGTTGTTTCTCTATGATGTTACCTCCAGCTACCTGGAAGGCGACCACAATGAACTCGGCGACTGGGGGTACAACCGGGACAAGAAGCGGGGCAAGAAACAGATTGTCATCGGCCTGCTCTGCAGTGATGACGGCACCCCGGTATCAGTCAGGGTCTTTCAGGGCAACACCACTGATCTGAAGACCTTTGGCGCCCAGATCGAGACCACCGCCCGGCACTTCGGTTGTCAGCGGGTGACCATGGTCGGTGACCGGGGCATGATCAAGAGCGCTCAGATCGAAGAGCTGCAGGCAGCCGGATTCCACTACATCACGGCGATCACCAAGCCGCAGATCCGGGCTCTGCTGAACAGCGGGGTCCTGCAGTTGGGATTGTTCGACCGGGATCTGTGCGAGATTGAGCAGCATGGCGTCCGCTACATTCTGCGTCGCAATCCGATCCGTGCCGCGGAGCTGGCCGCTTCCCGTGAACAGCGGATCAGGGCCGTGCAGGCGCTCGCCCGGGAACAGAATCGCTATCTGGCCGACCATCCCCGGGCCGACGAATCAATCGCCCTCCGTAAGGTGTGGGAAAAAGAAGCACAGCTCGGCGTTGATGATTTTATCAAGGCCACCTGCTCGAACCGTACGATCACCGTGCAGGTGAACGAGGCCTATCTGGCTGAAGTCGAGGAACTGGATGGCTGTTACGCCATCAAGACCGACCTGCCGGCCGATGCCGCGCCGATGAAAACGATACACGACCGCTACAAGGACCTGATCCAGGTGGAACAGGCGTTCCGCACGTGCAAGACCGGTCATCTGGAGGTTCGTCCCATCTACGTACGGAAAGAGTCACGTACCAGAGGGCATGTCTTTGTGGTGATGCTGGCGTATCTGGTTCGCCGGAAACTGGCAGCGGCTTGGCGTGACCTCGACCTGACAGTTGAGGAGGGTCTGAAAAAGCTCACCAGCTTATGCGCAATGGAGCATGAAATCGACGGTCAACAGACTGGTGGCATGCTCAGTGTGCCGAAGCCACGGCCGAGCCTGGCCGTACTGTTCTCGGCGTTGGCGATCACGCCGCCCAGCGCGCTGCCGCGCTCTCATGGTCACGTAGCCAGCAGGAAGAAGTTGCCGACAAGGAGAAAAGCGAAATAA